gtgcactgtccttttctcagcacatatcaaatctGCAGGTTAAAGTTCAATCTAGACTTGATTTCCTCTATtttaatcgctcctctttcaccccagctgccaaactaaccctgattcagatgaccatcctacccattctagattacagagacataatttatagatcggcaggtaagggtgctctcggcggttagatgttctttaccattcggccatcagatttgccaccaatgctccttataggacacatcactgcactttatactcctctgtaaactggtcatctctgtatacccatcgcaaagacccactggttgatgcttatttataaaaccctcttaggcctcgctccctcctatctgagatatctactgcagccctcatcctccacatacaacacccattctaccagtcacattctgttaaaaggtccccaaagcacacacatccctgggtcgctcctcttttcagttcgctgcagctagcgactggaacgagctgcaacaaacactcaaactggacagtttatctcaatctcttcattcgaagactcaatcatggacactcttactgacagttgtagctgctttgtatgatgtattattgtctctaccttcttgacctttgtgctgttgtctgtacccAATAATGTTTCCACCatgtttttgtgctgctaccatgttgtgctgctaccatgttgttgtcatgttatgttgctaccatgctgtgttgtcatgttttgctgccttgttatgttgttgtctttaggtctctctttatgaagGGTTGTGTCTCTCGTTGTGATGCGTGTTATGTCCTATATTTCTATTgtatttctatttattttttatcccaggccccgtccccgcaggaggccttttgcctttggtaggccgtcattgtaaataacattttgttcttaactgacttgcctagttaaataaaattaaaataaaaaaacaatgaACCTTTTTCCCCCAGCTCTGTACGGGCCTAAGGCACAGTCAACAATGCACATGTGAGCGCAGGCGATAGTTGTCATTTTTCTGCTGGACAATGTAGGTACACAGGTGAAAAGGGACCTGTCTCAGTATGGCCTTATAAATGTAAACATACCAATGACTTAGTCTCCGAAGAGCTAAAGAATGCCAGCCGCTCTCATATAGACGGGGATATTAGGGGATTCCCTCTAATGTCACAATCAATGGTTCAACAGTGACATCAAATAAAACCTTGCTCTAGTCTAGACCTCTCAGCTCTATCTTGACCATttgggggaggggaaggggaggggcttATGGCCCTGGGCCTGAAGGATAATAATAGGAATATCTGAGACTCAACTTTCACCCTGCATCAGTTCTATAACTGGAGTAATCTGGTTAAACTCAATGGTAGTAATCTGGGAATTAAACTCTGACTGGGGTAATCTGGGGTAAACTCTAATTGGGGTAATATGGGGTAACCTCTAAGCCCCAGGTAATCTGGGGTAACTCTGACTGGGTTAATCTGGGTAAACTCTGACTGGGGTAATCTCTAATTGGGTAACCTGGGGTAACCTCTAATTTAGTTAATCTGGGTTAAACTCTGACAGGGTAATCTGGGGGTAATCTCTAGGTGGGGTAACCTGGGGTAACCTCTAATTGGGGTAATCTGGGGTAAACTCTCACTGAGTTAATCTGGGTTAAACTCTGACAGGGGTAATCTGGGGTAAACTCTAATTGAGGTAATTTGGGAGTAACCTCTAATTGGGGTAATCTGGGTGTAAACTCTGACTGTGTTAATCTGGTGTAAACTCTAGTGGGGTAATCTGGGAGTAAACTCTGACTGGGGTAATCTGGGGAATTAAACTCTATCTGGGGTAATCTGGTGTCAACTCTAAATGGACTGTTTTTGTCATGTTTTCATGGGCTACTCATACACACAGTGAACACAAATTGGTTACAATGTGTCACAAGCCCAACCAACAGACATATGAACCTACACAAGTAAACCTTATAAACACACTTATGACACATTTTGAGGCCCATTTAATCAAGATAACGCATGTCACAGCCCTATCACAACCCCACCAGCGCATGTCACAGCCCCTATGAGCTGTGCTCCTAACCATGAGTCAGCACGTTGAGACAGTGTAGGCCCTTGCAGTGGTTTGGAAGTAGGAGACTCACAGAGTCTTATCTCTGGATTCGCCTTCCCCAGGCCAGACATACACCTAGTGCTCTAGTCATCCATTGCAGTAACTTACAATATTACAACAACTATTTTGTACATTAACTTGTAATTTAACAGATCTACTCGGCTCAAAAGCAGTAAAGATTTAAAAAAGGCTGGGGTAACGCGTGGTACAATGACAGGCAATACAAATCTTTAAGTGTACAGTGAAGTAAGAATATTTTAATGTGTATTGTataataatgtaatgtaataatataatgtatgtttATCTAGTTACACAATGAATATGTAGTGCTCCAAATACATAAAACAATGCTGATTAGAAATACTATGCAAATGTGTATAACATTGAAACAACAGAGGCTGATGGACAGATAAGAAGACACACTGCCACTACATATCGACTCTCAAACCTTGTGACCCTGGACTTTTTAAACCTCTGTCGACCACTAAATTAAAGGTGAGCGGGAAAACTTTAAAAGTCAACTTTCTTCACATATACCATCACTAATTAAACTGATAGAAAGTGTCATGTTAGCTGTTATTTGAAACATGCCGGGCACAACCAAACACTACAGACCTTAATTAAATGTTACTATACAACTCACACATAATGCTGGTTAGATTTTACAGTCATTTTGTATAATTACAAACAAGAAAAAAAAAGCACCTGGGTCATTTAGGTTAGTTAGCAACAGATTAATCGAGATGTATTCTCACTGATAGGCATATATGATACAATTTTAGTATAAACCTCAGATACATGGAAAGTTAGATAAGGTTGTTGTCGCATGTTTCATTCAAATCCCAACCTTTTCTCACCTGTACTCCACTCAATACCACTGACCCCCAAGCCCCCTCAATGACAGACCCCAAAGACCCCCGGCCTGGGAGGCACTACCTGCACCAAGGTGATCCAGCCTAGACTGTGGCAGTAGAAATATGTTGATCATACGATGCTAGCGTAACGTACCCAATGGTAGAATGATCTGGGGGCGGatggagaggcacagagagaaagagagagaaaatggaggaACACCATTTGAAGAGTACGCCGGGGCAAGCGCTGTACTCGTTCAGCACCAAAGGGATAAGGTAAGGCCTGTGTGACAGACAAACAGCCCTGCTCGAAGTGGCCCACCCAGGCCAGGGATATCCCAACCCTCACTCTCCCCTCCGCCCTCTCTGTTGGAATGCTGCCAAGTCAGGACACAGGGTGCCAGAGAGACCAAGCCTGTATGGACCAACAGGACCAGCTTCACCCTGCATGGAGGAAAGGGGTATGGAAGGGGGCACTCTATCAGAACGTGAGCATCTTGACTTCTGACGTCATCTTGTTAAAGTACTAGGGATTCCCTTCTATGAAGGAGGGATTCCCCCTCATGATGACCTCGAGTGGGttttattaatatttttcattAAGAGCTGCCAAACTTATAAGCAGAACTCGGTCACACTTTTTTTTGGATAGTCTGGATTTTCCATCAGTAGATGGTCTACAGATAGTCATACTATCAACAATCTGTTAATAAGCAACTCCTTGCTAagattatggttagggttaggattaggttaagaATAAGGGTTAGAgtaaggttagaggttagagttaagtttagggttaggataacggttaaggttagggttagggttagggttagagctatggttagtagatagttagttgaaatgttactgatagtctgtagatAGTCGGTATAGCATCTACAAATGGACtatcaaataaagtgttaccaggCCCCCACTGACACATGTCATACTGTATGACCTACTGTAACTCCCCATCACCCCGTGGCTTAACGTTCACACCATCAGATCGACCTTGATCCATTTGGGGGCCTTGGTTCTCAAACACTGGGAAACTGATGACTGCAACATACAATGAAACAAGTAAATATATCTTGTGTATCCAAATATAGAGAGTGCCTGATGGTGGGGTCTGTGGGTGACCTGTACCGTACCtctgagacaggagagggacatcCATCCTGGCTTTTAATGAGATGAACAGAGATTGAAATATTTAACTATATTTCCATTTGCTCTGATTCTACAAaacacacaacatactgtatctgtattTGTATCAGAATACTTGGATGAACGATCTCTCCAGCTTGTGTGAGGAACTTTCTCTATTTTGTGCACCTCCTGTAAGGAAATAACAAAATGTTTATACTACTGTAAATGCCGGCCCTTGTAATTGAAAAAGCGTATAGGCTGGTATGAAATACATTTTATTAACTGGCTCAATGCTTGTTTGATTTTTCTTTTTTGGCGAGGTAACTTTGAGGAAATCAATAACATCCCCTGTTACCACTCAACAAATGTTGTTACTTTAAACGCAAATGTTATTCATGCACCACCACCATTCTTGCCAGATTCAATTAATGCTGAATCAATCTGTGAAAAGCTTGAATTGGACATTAGAAATATGACGGTGTGTTCATCCATGCTCATGACAGAGGGGTTACTAGATAAGCAGTGGACCACACCCATGTGTTGACTTTAGAGCAGGGGTACTCAACTCTGACCCTATGAAGTCCGGAGCCtgatggttttctgttctacctgataattaattgcacccacctggtgtcccaggtcttaATCGGTCCcttattagaggggaacaatgaaaaaatggAGTGGAACTGTCTTCAAGGCTTCAAGTTGAATTTCAGGGCTCTAGATGTTCACTGCACTTGGGCTTTTGCATTCCCAATTTTCCCCATTAACTATAGCACCTATGCTATTTCCCATTTATGGCACCTGTCTCAGAGCTAAACGGTATTGTAATGTACTCATTGTGAACATGTGATCTGATCAGCCTTTTATGTTATGTATATGTAAATGAAATGTTATAAGCAGGAGCTGAAGCATTCTGGGAATGATAATAGTGTGTCTTGTTGAGGGAGTATCAAAGATATTGAATTactgaaaaaaaaacaataaataatAGGACAAATAAAAAGGGGagaagcctgagagagagagagagagagagagagagagagagagagagaccagagagagatacagagaaagagagagagacagagaaagagagagagacagagacagagagagagagagagagagagagagacagagagagacagagagacagagagagagatacagagaaagagagagagacagagagagagagagagagagaaaagagagagagacagagagagagagagagagagagacggacagggaTAGAGAAAATAGCAATTTTGCTATGGCACGAGGCGGTTATCATAAATAGTGGAGGTCCATCTGCTGTGTCCATATGCCACTGTACTGTACCTCACTAGCATTAACGTACATAATATGCAGAACATAGATGAGGACGTTATTCTCTTGGGGTTGTTTGTCTTGGGAGTCATGGTGTCCTCTGTTCAATCCCGCAAGGAACATTGTATTCCCGGCCATTAGCTACAATATTGACAAACTAAAGAGGCTGTTGGTTGCATCCTTCTTGTGACATACAGTCACTTACCAGCTTCATAATTGATCGAAACCGATGCAGGAGGGACTCTCCTCTAACAAATCATATGACAAACCAATAACACCATTAAAATTCATACTTCACAGAGTTGAGAAATTACTGTTGAGTGGTATGGAGGGTCTCTTGCTAAAATTATCATGGCAACCCAATCATATATGAATTACACAATGCTAATTTTGAATGCTTCAATTCATAAAGTCCTGATGGGGGAATTGTGTGGCACAAAATGGGCGGCAGAGACGGTGACAGTACTATGGAGCTCATAGACTGAGACGATAGGCTCTATCAGGCATAGAGCAAGCAGGCTTGCATGAATTATCAATCCTTACCAGAGCCTGTACCCTGGACCCACCTAGCCAGTGTCAGCCACTTACCACCCAAGGAGCAGAAACTCATGAAGGGCCAAAGTGCAAAACCATCAACCAAGCAAAAGGAATTCAACAGACAGTACACTGCGCAGAACATACTGTAGAAGTCAGATAAATGTGAAAACTAATTCAGCAAATATCACTTTACAGAATAGGACTTTTTAACACTGAGTTGAGTATGGCAAGTAATATAAAACTGTAGGcaaaggattttgcctgtgtcaCCCTCTAGTGTACAAATGTGTCTCTGTGAAAACAAGTGTCTGTATGGGTTGtggtctcctccttcctcctgtgTTGCCAGTAAAGCCTGGGTTCTGAACATGACAACAATTAGGAAGAAAACAAACAAtgtaattgtattttattttgagATTGAAGTCCTCCCAGTGGGTATCAAACATTGTCATCAGCAATCAATAACAGTATTCAGCGATGATAATTCAAATGGCATGTGATGAACATGGGCTGATGTCTCGTTAGTGTAGCAGACAGACCAGTGGGTGGTGGCCTATATTACCATAACTAGCGATTCATCTACTCACTTGACCAGCTCTACTTAAAGCTAATTGCAAAGCATCAGTTGCAATATGGGAGATCAATACACAGTAACACAACGCGAGACAGGCTTCAGCAACTCAAATGGATCGTTTATCTGGCTGATGATGGTGCTGTAAACAGATAGGCATAGAAGATCTGGAATAAGGAAGTTCCACCCAACCAGTCTTCCCATTTCCTCTCTGATCCCATAACATAGGAGCTGCCAGGACTGGGGTCATCATACTATAAACCTTTCAGCTTTGGTCTACAGTAATCATATAAAGTCCTGGAACACCTCaatgggagcagagagagagaaggaacagaAAGGAGTCTCTGCTGTGTGAGTGGTGACAGACAGCAGCATTGATCTGAGTGATAACTGTTGGAGGATGGAGGGAATTGAGATCTACAGGATGACACAAGGTGGGCGATTTCTGGTCCACTTTTCCACTTGCTTGCCATCATAGGTGTTCTGGAGAGCGTCCCTGACCTGAAGGGGCATACACATTGTTGAGACCATTTGTGTCAATTTCAAAACATTTGTGTCAATTTCAGTGATGTAAACAAACTGACTGAAGTTGACAGTTCTGCAACTTCAGAGGAGAAAACTTCCAGTACTCACATCCTTTTCCATGGGGAAGCCACCTGTTTCCAGCTTGGAGAAGACCAGCTCCCCGTTGATCTCCAACTCAAAACTGCCTACAGAAACAACAGCATCACACTTCTCCTCAAAACAAATGTAGGTTTAACCTTGATGGATACATACACAAAACAGGTATGAAAACTGGTATTTTACCAAAAAAGAATAGGTAAATATTACAACAATACATTTCACtgtagccaccgtgcttctgcatctgcattgcttgctctttgggggtttaggctgggtttctgtatagcactttgtgacatctgctgatgtaaaaagggctttataaaataaatgtgattgattggtTATCCAGCTGACCTTTTCGTCCTACAAAGCCTGACATCTCCGCCCCAGGAAACTCCACAGCGACAGCCTGCTGAAGTTTCTTGTAGCGGGCTCGTACCCCACTGGCCACTGAAACAGTGATAGAAAACCAAAACTGTGATGAATAATTAAAACAGCAtaaaaacatacaacatacagactcaacCTGAGTGTTAAAAGATATGGCAGTTGCCATATTTTCATAGTTTGCATAATGGAAATGTTCCATGACTTCCAGTTTCCGGCTTCGTTGTTAAACAAAC
The DNA window shown above is from Oncorhynchus nerka isolate Pitt River unplaced genomic scaffold, Oner_Uvic_2.0 unplaced_scaffold_2243, whole genome shotgun sequence and carries:
- the LOC135567273 gene encoding migration and invasion enhancer 1-like is translated as MVASGVRARYKKLQQAVAVEFPGAEMSGFVGRKGSFELEINGELVFSKLETGGFPMEKDVRDALQNTYDGKQVEKWTRNRPPCVIL